In one window of Episyrphus balteatus chromosome 3, idEpiBalt1.1, whole genome shotgun sequence DNA:
- the LOC129916030 gene encoding uncharacterized protein LOC129916030, with product MAEKPNCSETPSNNQPARRRTHKLSVLSSVLKTQTSSIQHRACPKIKNKPSGGGGIRMFFIKALIGGGAIYGSSLLGVWGEAEESVKAYSKIKAAICQIDNEKFIPDDVKTDLLDKMNRSTAFLKDHLTTLPQEMKSYYEKSEKYINDLIKGTKP from the exons ATGGCAGAAAAACCAAATTGCAGTGAAACTCCCAGTAACAATCAGCCCGCCAGACGAAGGACTCACAAGTTATCAGTACTTTCAAGTGTTCTTAAAACTCAAACATCTTCAATTCAGCACAGGGCATGcccaaaaataaagaataaaccaTCAGGAGGAGGAGGAATAAGgatgttttttataaaagccTTAATCGGCGGTGGAGCAATTTATGGCAGTTCGTTGTTGGGTGTATGGGGTGAAGCAGAAGAAAGTGTGAAAGCATATTCCAAAATTAAAGCAGCTATTTGCCAAATTGATAATGAG aaattcATACCAGACGATGTGAAGACTGACTTGCTTGATAAAATGAATAGATCTACCGCATTTCTTAAAGATCATCTCACGACCCTACCTCAAGAAATGAAGAGCTATTATGAAAAATCAGAGAAATACATCAACGACTTGATAAAAGGAACAAAACCATAA